In a single window of the Bactrocera dorsalis isolate Fly_Bdor chromosome 2, ASM2337382v1, whole genome shotgun sequence genome:
- the LOC105233797 gene encoding uncharacterized protein LOC105233797 isoform X3, which produces MKVSTVSIVMAILCTLSSWRSAKGGDTIAIAANNSSAIALSTGSYGTGPNAVVPKPSTPSNGGSSSGSNGGNPETDKIETTTMSNSKWREELERRLAQIYQNINEKDLGRLINDLMSAILETLVKTDIPEGIGTELYFALKILIKASNEDYATKKAAFNQALCKLFGILYGGGKPDKIETTTMSYSKWGDDLLRALDEIYKAMERDNLDRDINALISLIEEYLAKAGASGATTAELDYCLKILIKANGSIDVTVKNSAYNNAFCTLIRIVKE; this is translated from the exons ATGAAAGTAAGCACGGTTTCAATTGTCATGGCAATCCTTTGCACCCTGTCATCTTGGCGGAGCGCAAAGGGCGGCGATACTATTGCAATTGCCGCCAACAATTCTTCTGCAATTGCCCTCAGCACGGGCTCATATGGTACAGGCCCAAATGCGGTCGTACCAAAACCAAGTACACCATCAAACGGGGGCAGTTCGAGTGGAAGTAATGGTGGAAACCCGGAAACGGACAAAATTGAAACAACAACCATGA GCAATAGTAAGTGGAGAGAGGAGCTTGAAAGAAGACTAGctcaaatatatcaaaatataaatgaaaaagacCTAGGCAGGCTCATCAATGATTTGATGAGTGCTATCCTAGAAACTCTCGTTAAAACTGATATACCTGAGGGCATTGGAACAGAACTATATTTcgccttgaaaatattaataaaagctaGTAACGAGGATTACGCGACTAAGAAGGCTGCCTTCAACCAAGCGCTCTGTAAACTGTTCGGAATCTTGTATGGCGGAGGGAAACCGGACAAAATTGAAACAACAACCATGA GCTATAGTAAGTGGGGAGATGACCTTTTAAGAGCACTAGATGAAATATATAAGGCGATGGAAAGAGATAATTTAGACAGGGACATCAATGCTTTGATTAGTTTGATCGAAGAATATCTCGCCAAAGCTGGTGCATCTGGGGCCACGACAGCAGAACTAGATTactgtttgaaaatattaataaaagctaATGGCAGTATTGACGTGACTGTTAAGAATTCTGCCTACAATAATGCGTTCTGTACACTGATCAGAATCGTAAAAGAGTGA
- the LOC105233797 gene encoding uncharacterized protein LOC105233797 isoform X2, whose translation MKVSTVSIVMAILCTLSSWRSAEGHDTIAVAVNSSSAIAVSKGPDATGPKAVVPQPSTPQISTPKPSTPSNGGGSSGSNGENPETDKIETTTMSNSKWREELERRLAQIYQNINEKDLGRLINDLMSAILVTLAKADVPEAIRAELNFALKILIKASNEDYATKKAAFNQALCKLFGILYGGGKPDKIETTTMSYSKWGDDLLRALDEIYKAMERDNLDRDINALISLIEEYLAKAGASGATTAELDYCLKILIKANGSIDVTVKNSAYNNAFCTLIRIVKE comes from the exons ATGAAAGTAAGCACGGTTTCAATTGTCATGGCAATCCTTTGCACCCTGTCATCCTGGCGGAGCGCAGAGGGCCACGATACTATTGCAGTTGCCGTCAACAGTTCTTCTGCAATTGCCGTCAGCAAGGGCCCAGATGCTACAGGCCCAAAAGCGGTCGTACCACAACCAAGTACACCACAAATAAGTACACCAAAACCAAGTACACCATCAAACGGGGGCGGTTCGAGTGGAAGTAATGGCGAAAACCCGGAAACGGACAAAATTGAAACAACAACCATGA GCAATAGTAAGTGGAGAGAGGAGCTTGAAAGAAGACTAGctcaaatatatcaaaatataaatgaaaaagacCTAGGCAGGCTCATCAATGATTTGATGAGTGCTATCCTAGTAACTCTCGCTAAAGCTGATGTACCTGAGGCCATTAGAGCAGAACTAAATTTcgccttgaaaatattaataaaagctaGTAACGAGGATTACGCGACTAAGAAGGCTGCCTTCAACCAAGCGCTCTGTAAACTGTTCGGAATCTTGTATGGCGGAGGGAAACCGGACAAAATTGAAACAACAACCATGA GCTATAGTAAGTGGGGAGATGACCTTTTAAGAGCACTAGATGAAATATATAAGGCGATGGAAAGAGATAATTTAGACAGGGACATCAATGCTTTGATTAGTTTGATCGAAGAATATCTCGCCAAAGCTGGTGCATCTGGGGCCACGACAGCAGAACTAGATTactgtttgaaaatattaataaaagctaATGGCAGTATTGACGTGACTGTTAAGAATTCTGCCTACAATAATGCGTTCTGTACACTGATCAGAATCGTAAAAGAGTGA
- the LOC105233797 gene encoding uncharacterized protein LOC105233797 isoform X7: MKVSTVSIVMAILCTLSSWRSAEGHDTIAVAVNSSSAIAVSKGPDATGPKAVVPQPSTPQISTPKPSTPSNGGGSSGSNGENPETDKIETTTMSYSKWGDDLLRALDEIYKAMERDNLDRDINALISLIEEYLAKAGASGATTAELDYCLKILIKANGSIDVTVKNSAYNNAFCTLIRIVKE, translated from the exons ATGAAAGTAAGCACGGTTTCAATTGTCATGGCAATCCTTTGCACCCTGTCATCCTGGCGGAGCGCAGAGGGCCACGATACTATTGCAGTTGCCGTCAACAGTTCTTCTGCAATTGCCGTCAGCAAGGGCCCAGATGCTACAGGCCCAAAAGCGGTCGTACCACAACCAAGTACACCACAAATAAGTACACCAAAACCAAGTACACCATCAAACGGGGGCGGTTCGAGTGGAAGTAATGGCGAAAACCCGGAAACGGACAAAATTGAAACAACAACCATGA GCTATAGTAAGTGGGGAGATGACCTTTTAAGAGCACTAGATGAAATATATAAGGCGATGGAAAGAGATAATTTAGACAGGGACATCAATGCTTTGATTAGTTTGATCGAAGAATATCTCGCCAAAGCTGGTGCATCTGGGGCCACGACAGCAGAACTAGATTactgtttgaaaatattaataaaagctaATGGCAGTATTGACGTGACTGTTAAGAATTCTGCCTACAATAATGCGTTCTGTACACTGATCAGAATCGTAAAAGAGTGA
- the LOC105233797 gene encoding uncharacterized protein LOC105233797 isoform X1 — protein sequence MKVSTVSIVMAILCTLSSWRSAKGGDTIAIAANNSSAIALSTGSYGTGPNAVVPKPSTPSNGGSSSGSNGGNPETDKIETTTMSNSKWREELERRLAQIYQNINEKDLGRLINDLMSAILETLVKTDIPEGIGTELYFALKILIKASNEDYATKKAAFNQALCKLFGILYGGGKPDKIETTTMSNSKWREELERRLAQIYQNINEKDLGRLINDLMSAILVTLAKADVPEAIRAELNFALKILIKASNEDYATKKAAFNQALCKLFGILYGGGKPDKIETTTMSYSKWGDDLLRALDEIYKAMERDNLDRDINALISLIEEYLAKAGASGATTAELDYCLKILIKANGSIDVTVKNSAYNNAFCTLIRIVKE from the exons ATGAAAGTAAGCACGGTTTCAATTGTCATGGCAATCCTTTGCACCCTGTCATCTTGGCGGAGCGCAAAGGGCGGCGATACTATTGCAATTGCCGCCAACAATTCTTCTGCAATTGCCCTCAGCACGGGCTCATATGGTACAGGCCCAAATGCGGTCGTACCAAAACCAAGTACACCATCAAACGGGGGCAGTTCGAGTGGAAGTAATGGTGGAAACCCGGAAACGGACAAAATTGAAACAACAACCATGA GCAATAGTAAGTGGAGAGAGGAGCTTGAAAGAAGACTAGctcaaatatatcaaaatataaatgaaaaagacCTAGGCAGGCTCATCAATGATTTGATGAGTGCTATCCTAGAAACTCTCGTTAAAACTGATATACCTGAGGGCATTGGAACAGAACTATATTTcgccttgaaaatattaataaaagctaGTAACGAGGATTACGCGACTAAGAAGGCTGCCTTCAACCAAGCGCTCTGTAAACTGTTCGGAATCTTGTATGGCGGAGGGAAACCGGACAAAATTGAAACAACAACCATGA GCAATAGTAAGTGGAGAGAGGAGCTTGAAAGAAGACTAGctcaaatatatcaaaatataaatgaaaaagacCTAGGCAGGCTCATCAATGATTTGATGAGTGCTATCCTAGTAACTCTCGCTAAAGCTGATGTACCTGAGGCCATTAGAGCAGAACTAAATTTcgccttgaaaatattaataaaagctaGTAACGAGGATTACGCGACTAAGAAGGCTGCCTTCAACCAAGCGCTCTGTAAACTGTTCGGAATCTTGTATGGCGGAGGGAAACCGGACAAAATTGAAACAACAACCATGA GCTATAGTAAGTGGGGAGATGACCTTTTAAGAGCACTAGATGAAATATATAAGGCGATGGAAAGAGATAATTTAGACAGGGACATCAATGCTTTGATTAGTTTGATCGAAGAATATCTCGCCAAAGCTGGTGCATCTGGGGCCACGACAGCAGAACTAGATTactgtttgaaaatattaataaaagctaATGGCAGTATTGACGTGACTGTTAAGAATTCTGCCTACAATAATGCGTTCTGTACACTGATCAGAATCGTAAAAGAGTGA
- the LOC105233797 gene encoding uncharacterized protein LOC105233797 isoform X9: protein MKVSTVSIVMAILCTLSSWRSAEGHDTIAVAVNSSSAIAVSKGPDATGPKAVVPQPSTPSNGGGSSGSNGENPETDKIETTTMSYSKWGDDLLRALDEIYKAMERDNLDRDINALISLIEEYLAKAGASGATTAELDYCLKILIKANGSIDVTVKNSAYNNAFCTLIRIVKE, encoded by the exons ATGAAAGTAAGCACGGTTTCAATTGTCATGGCAATCCTTTGCACCCTGTCATCCTGGCGGAGCGCAGAGGGCCACGATACTATTGCAGTTGCCGTCAACAGTTCTTCTGCAATTGCCGTCAGCAAGGGCCCAGATGCTACAGGCCCAAAAGCGGTCGTACCACAACCAAGTACACCA TCAAACGGGGGCGGTTCGAGTGGAAGTAATGGCGAAAACCCGGAAACGGACAAAATTGAAACAACAACCATGA GCTATAGTAAGTGGGGAGATGACCTTTTAAGAGCACTAGATGAAATATATAAGGCGATGGAAAGAGATAATTTAGACAGGGACATCAATGCTTTGATTAGTTTGATCGAAGAATATCTCGCCAAAGCTGGTGCATCTGGGGCCACGACAGCAGAACTAGATTactgtttgaaaatattaataaaagctaATGGCAGTATTGACGTGACTGTTAAGAATTCTGCCTACAATAATGCGTTCTGTACACTGATCAGAATCGTAAAAGAGTGA
- the LOC105233797 gene encoding uncharacterized protein LOC105233797 isoform X8 → MKVSTVSIVMAILCTLSSWRSAKGGDTIAIAANNSSAIALSTGSYGTGPNAVVPKPSTPSNGGSSSGSNGGNPETDKIETTTMSYSKWGDDLLRALDEIYKAMERDNLDRDINALISLIEEYLAKAGASGATTAELDYCLKILIKANGSIDVTVKNSAYNNAFCTLIRIVKE, encoded by the exons ATGAAAGTAAGCACGGTTTCAATTGTCATGGCAATCCTTTGCACCCTGTCATCTTGGCGGAGCGCAAAGGGCGGCGATACTATTGCAATTGCCGCCAACAATTCTTCTGCAATTGCCCTCAGCACGGGCTCATATGGTACAGGCCCAAATGCGGTCGTACCAAAACCAAGTACACCATCAAACGGGGGCAGTTCGAGTGGAAGTAATGGTGGAAACCCGGAAACGGACAAAATTGAAACAACAACCATGA GCTATAGTAAGTGGGGAGATGACCTTTTAAGAGCACTAGATGAAATATATAAGGCGATGGAAAGAGATAATTTAGACAGGGACATCAATGCTTTGATTAGTTTGATCGAAGAATATCTCGCCAAAGCTGGTGCATCTGGGGCCACGACAGCAGAACTAGATTactgtttgaaaatattaataaaagctaATGGCAGTATTGACGTGACTGTTAAGAATTCTGCCTACAATAATGCGTTCTGTACACTGATCAGAATCGTAAAAGAGTGA
- the LOC105233797 gene encoding uncharacterized protein LOC105233797 isoform X4 has translation MKVSTVSIVMAILCTLSSWRSAEGHDTIAVAVNSSSAIAVSKGPDATGPKAVVPQPSTPSNGGGSSGSNGENPETDKIETTTMSNSKWREELERRLAQIYQNINEKDLGRLINDLMSAILVTLAKADVPEAIRAELNFALKILIKASNEDYATKKAAFNQALCKLFGILYGGGKPDKIETTTMSYSKWGDDLLRALDEIYKAMERDNLDRDINALISLIEEYLAKAGASGATTAELDYCLKILIKANGSIDVTVKNSAYNNAFCTLIRIVKE, from the exons ATGAAAGTAAGCACGGTTTCAATTGTCATGGCAATCCTTTGCACCCTGTCATCCTGGCGGAGCGCAGAGGGCCACGATACTATTGCAGTTGCCGTCAACAGTTCTTCTGCAATTGCCGTCAGCAAGGGCCCAGATGCTACAGGCCCAAAAGCGGTCGTACCACAACCAAGTACACCA TCAAACGGGGGCGGTTCGAGTGGAAGTAATGGCGAAAACCCGGAAACGGACAAAATTGAAACAACAACCATGA GCAATAGTAAGTGGAGAGAGGAGCTTGAAAGAAGACTAGctcaaatatatcaaaatataaatgaaaaagacCTAGGCAGGCTCATCAATGATTTGATGAGTGCTATCCTAGTAACTCTCGCTAAAGCTGATGTACCTGAGGCCATTAGAGCAGAACTAAATTTcgccttgaaaatattaataaaagctaGTAACGAGGATTACGCGACTAAGAAGGCTGCCTTCAACCAAGCGCTCTGTAAACTGTTCGGAATCTTGTATGGCGGAGGGAAACCGGACAAAATTGAAACAACAACCATGA GCTATAGTAAGTGGGGAGATGACCTTTTAAGAGCACTAGATGAAATATATAAGGCGATGGAAAGAGATAATTTAGACAGGGACATCAATGCTTTGATTAGTTTGATCGAAGAATATCTCGCCAAAGCTGGTGCATCTGGGGCCACGACAGCAGAACTAGATTactgtttgaaaatattaataaaagctaATGGCAGTATTGACGTGACTGTTAAGAATTCTGCCTACAATAATGCGTTCTGTACACTGATCAGAATCGTAAAAGAGTGA